From the genome of Streptomyces sp. NBC_01317, one region includes:
- a CDS encoding nitroreductase family protein, translating into MGYAHEYAAAIMQRGRIPMEPADFVPDWVDRPRKAKFYPGVGGFPLPETDFPAGATVAAGCLPGAAGGPGAEGAFAERPFTLDALSGMLRDSYGLTGRRLGVQSNTDLAALPHYAQANWSRGTASGGGLYPVSVYWISGPSGPGTPGVHYYAAPHHAMQRLVAGDVTGEVRAALGADGTGADHDHFLVLGIKYWQNAFKYNSFSFHAVSMDLGAVLQTWRMWARARGLTIEPALWFDEPRLSRLLGVENEEEGVFAVVPLSWEGARPTAPALPVPPAVRHADSERSRTVLTFETLQRIHAATVEAATDRPAPGALEPATAAVPAGTGATVALPAPELPPVSVRTALRERRSSFGRFDASRPVTSGQLAATLAACAATSLGSDAERPAAPADGPGAGRTALPGLVTLYAFVNHVEGIEPGAYAYDPAAHELRLVVPGAPGPFLQRTYFLSNYNLEQTGAVLVPTVRTTAVLDAVGDRGYRLVNGTIGAVAQTFYTAASALGLGAGVALGFDNISYIEELGLDGTGEKPLLIMLLGNERARPADFRYEIA; encoded by the coding sequence ATGGGCTACGCCCATGAGTACGCGGCAGCGATCATGCAGCGCGGCCGGATCCCGATGGAGCCCGCAGATTTTGTCCCCGACTGGGTGGACCGGCCCCGCAAGGCGAAGTTCTACCCGGGCGTCGGCGGGTTCCCGCTGCCCGAGACGGACTTCCCCGCCGGTGCGACCGTCGCGGCCGGCTGTCTGCCCGGCGCGGCCGGGGGGCCCGGGGCCGAAGGCGCCTTCGCGGAGCGGCCGTTCACCCTGGACGCGCTCTCCGGGATGCTGCGTGACTCCTACGGGCTGACCGGACGCCGGCTCGGCGTGCAGAGCAACACCGATCTCGCCGCTCTCCCGCACTACGCCCAGGCCAACTGGTCGCGGGGCACGGCGTCCGGCGGCGGCCTCTACCCCGTCAGCGTCTACTGGATCTCCGGGCCCAGCGGTCCTGGGACACCCGGCGTCCACTACTACGCGGCCCCGCACCACGCGATGCAGCGGCTGGTGGCCGGTGACGTCACCGGCGAGGTGCGCGCGGCGCTCGGCGCCGACGGGACGGGCGCGGACCACGACCACTTCCTCGTCCTCGGGATCAAGTACTGGCAGAACGCGTTCAAATACAACAGCTTCTCCTTCCACGCGGTGAGCATGGATCTGGGCGCCGTCCTCCAGACCTGGCGCATGTGGGCCCGCGCCAGGGGGCTGACGATCGAGCCGGCGCTCTGGTTCGACGAGCCGAGGCTCAGCCGTCTCCTCGGAGTGGAGAACGAGGAAGAGGGCGTCTTCGCCGTCGTGCCGCTGAGCTGGGAGGGAGCGCGGCCCACCGCCCCCGCGCTCCCCGTGCCCCCGGCCGTCCGGCATGCCGACTCCGAGCGCTCCCGTACGGTCCTGACCTTCGAGACGCTCCAGCGGATCCACGCTGCCACCGTGGAAGCCGCCACCGACCGCCCCGCGCCGGGCGCCCTGGAGCCGGCCACCGCCGCCGTACCGGCCGGGACCGGTGCCACCGTGGCGCTGCCGGCGCCCGAGCTGCCGCCGGTCAGCGTCCGTACCGCGCTGCGCGAGCGCCGGAGCAGCTTCGGCCGCTTCGACGCGAGCCGTCCCGTCACCTCCGGGCAGCTCGCCGCGACGCTGGCCGCCTGCGCCGCCACCTCGCTCGGCAGCGACGCCGAGCGTCCCGCTGCGCCGGCCGACGGCCCGGGCGCCGGGCGGACGGCGCTCCCCGGCCTGGTCACGCTGTACGCGTTCGTCAACCACGTCGAGGGTATCGAACCGGGCGCGTACGCCTACGACCCGGCCGCACACGAGCTGCGGCTGGTGGTGCCCGGAGCGCCAGGACCGTTCCTCCAGCGCACCTACTTCCTCTCCAACTACAACCTGGAGCAGACGGGCGCGGTGCTGGTGCCGACGGTCCGTACCACCGCCGTCCTGGACGCCGTGGGAGACCGCGGCTACCGGCTGGTCAACGGCACGATCGGCGCGGTCGCCCAGACCTTCTACACCGCGGCGTCCGCCCTCGGGCTCGGCGCGGGTGTCGCGCTCGGCTTCGACAACATCTCGTACATCGAGGAACTGGGCCTCGACGGTACGGGCGAGAAACCGCTGCTGATCATGCTGCTCGGCAACGAGCGGGCGCGGCCCGCCGACTTCCGCTACGAGATCGCCTGA